The following coding sequences are from one Streptomyces sp. NBC_01294 window:
- a CDS encoding alpha/beta fold hydrolase, whose protein sequence is MANGATPEPVHRTVEGPAGRIHLVEQGAGPLVLLLHGFPESWYSWRHQLPVLAAAGYRAVAIDVRGYGRSSKPADVSAYRIGDLVADNVAVVKALGEEQAVIVGHDWGSVIAANSALLAPDTFRAVALLSVPYAPAGGQKPSEVFAHMAPPEHEFYVSYFQEPGRAEAEIEPDVRGWLRGFYASMSPDTMAGPTEPPAVLVPTGHQMRERFPQAQPAWLSDADLDVYAGEFERTGLVGALNRYRNFDQDWEDLQPHAGAPITQPSLFIGGALDGSVVMLGEVIKAFEHTLPNIHATHILDGAGHWLQQERPEEVGNLLTEWLATVDD, encoded by the coding sequence ATGGCGAACGGCGCCACCCCCGAGCCCGTCCACCGCACCGTCGAGGGCCCCGCGGGCCGGATCCACCTGGTCGAGCAGGGCGCCGGCCCGCTGGTCCTGCTGCTGCACGGCTTTCCGGAGTCCTGGTACTCCTGGCGCCACCAGCTCCCGGTACTGGCCGCGGCCGGATACCGGGCCGTCGCGATCGACGTGCGCGGCTACGGCCGCTCCTCCAAGCCCGCCGACGTGTCCGCCTACCGGATCGGCGACCTGGTCGCCGACAACGTCGCCGTGGTCAAGGCCCTCGGCGAGGAGCAGGCCGTGATCGTGGGCCACGACTGGGGCTCGGTCATCGCCGCGAACTCCGCCCTCCTCGCCCCGGACACCTTCCGCGCGGTCGCCCTGCTGTCCGTCCCCTACGCACCGGCGGGCGGACAGAAGCCGAGTGAGGTGTTCGCTCACATGGCACCCCCGGAGCACGAGTTCTACGTGTCCTACTTCCAGGAGCCCGGCCGCGCCGAGGCGGAGATCGAACCCGACGTACGGGGCTGGCTGCGCGGCTTCTACGCCTCCATGTCCCCCGACACCATGGCCGGCCCGACCGAGCCCCCGGCGGTGCTGGTCCCCACCGGCCACCAGATGCGCGAGCGCTTCCCCCAGGCGCAGCCCGCATGGCTCTCCGACGCCGACCTCGACGTGTACGCGGGCGAGTTCGAGCGCACCGGCCTGGTCGGCGCGCTGAACCGCTACCGCAACTTCGACCAGGACTGGGAGGACCTCCAGCCGCACGCGGGGGCCCCGATCACCCAGCCGTCACTGTTCATCGGCGGCGCCCTGGACGGCAGCGTCGTCATGCTGGGCGAGGTCATCAAGGCCTTCGAGCACACCCTGCCGAACATCCACGCCACCCACATCCTGGACGGCGCCGGCCACTGGCTCCAGCAGGAACGCCCCGAGGAGGTAGGCAACCTCCTGACCGAATGGCTCGCGACCGTAGACGACTGA